The proteins below come from a single Bombus pyrosoma isolate SC7728 linkage group LG10, ASM1482585v1, whole genome shotgun sequence genomic window:
- the LOC122571784 gene encoding uncharacterized protein LOC122571784 — MSAIENHTFWTEFIALYKSLPCLWDIRSKSYVDRNLRNDAIDVLIEKCKEINPLSDKDFVNKKIHNLRCSFRRELKKVKQSRSTKNVYIPSLWYFDILSFITDCDPGRDTENLSDVSINLKTECNDNMEQDDVDTGGNMLSSSPEVSTRLSSSLSTTPSMTRNVFKRKRKCKDKKSQPVELAHKISKDAIPNTHVREDIFDITGKKIACDLRELNEQQRIIAEKLINDIIYYAKLGKLNENCLVCPTNMRPT; from the exons ATGAGTGCAATAGAAAATCATACATTCTGGACAGAATTTATTGCATTATATAAGAGTCTTCCTTGTTTGTGGGACATAAGATCAAAATCATATGTGGacagaaatttaagaaacgatGCAATAGATGTTTTGatcgaaaaatgtaaagaaataaatccTTTGTCAGATAAagatttcgttaataaaaaaatacacaatTTGCGGTGCAGTTTTAGAAGAGAATTGAAAAAAGTCAAACAGTCGAGATCgacaaaaaatgtatatataccaAGCCTCTGGTACTTCGATATATTAAGTTTTATAACAGACTGTGATCCAGGGAGAGATACAGAAAACCTTAGTGATGTTAgtattaatttgaaaactgAATGCAATGATAATATg GAACAAGACGATGTCGATACAGGGGGAAATATGTTATCTTCATCTCCGGAAGTATCAACTAGATTAAGTTCTTCTTTATCAACAACTCCTTCAATGACAAGAAATGTATTCAAACGAAAAAGGAAGTGCAAAGATAAGAAAAGTCAACCGGTTGAACTTGctcataaaatttcaaaggatGCAATACCTAATACACACGTCCGAgaagatatttttgatattactGGAAAAAAGATTGCCTGTGACCTTAGGGAATTAAACGAGCAACAAAGAATAATAGCAGAGAAACTTAtcaatgatattatatattatgcaaaattaggtaaattgaatgaaaattgtttagtGTGTCCTACGAACATGCGACCTACGTAG
- the LOC122571774 gene encoding trimethylguanosine synthase isoform X1: MSDRFWEPLAEVYIAKQAESTDPDHYIYCLCSRVFIRHPEVYTALALEDASKDEDIESDCVGEMLDLHKRSIIETQSIEKHDEEPVSCYCSASHTDNNYSTDEHDSVRDSAHRPTAHSLTQKLGLHQSDSGADLSEYHDQHEAKSIQNLLASYGKTFQNTETELEDEFDKVNVIAQHQEDKDVEFERKITNIHSSDHLADNIEILSYDPSICNEKELHIENPSCILEDKDFEIHNIFKNVSLNDTQTYKEDVQLKYNCDHSSCDYPYYSKTKSIIDMAWEKYWSKNGERIIWTTWIRKYADYINPEYLQQNAHLISNEKLEVKDTIEKFSEQNTCFPSQAHRNCELDRSNFEGIFSKSSNAGNNEIKAKDTCSINFSFDDISKQEISDKDAEDNRKKLTNFEASLETGDGWNPLSPFSMEESYNQQSNAEDERLLTRCDSINESIAKTNATSDSMTNVTKMTLTSSSCDSISTNSSSLISSVTSSIESNITNTSSDQDNDQEYTPEDTDKYWQHLWKENFQIEYQNHYKLFTEKYKREQSEISNQSYSQEHNDIDMKEEGSDESIDQDFTQREIDTSNEINISESKSAPNKNFSYSKKDKTKKKRLIMESVGMLIQNLTVEAKDNEIDAHKNEKINEMECSQEVEYDQTSTTENENGAIISNNTSGNNSIQRKYSNEGDGDEPNEDKPITLKRSHEADYDDTEEGLESVKKAFSLMGYTFNENYEQSNFQGEVVYRKKNIRLQNRQLKMKYKPKPVNKHIYFDDNGVEITNTIDKCFVLQVKHYLSYCPVLPPAKTELQPSEKGSYTAQLTSSSDDECDHSLKSKLQTKRFVFSKPSTSSIDSGADKKQFDDVHDTLNVFDKQGNVFQSIKDDNIYFDQDETSDSTKCVPENQVFEQENFDVLNVNMDIDENYSNNEIQSMKLSDEDSVKKTQKKKRRKPPKRNVSLPVEIDNDKTLMKYWFKRYRLFSKFDQGIKLDRESWYSVTPEKIAEHIAQRCKCDTIIDAFCGAGGNAIQFAFTCERVFAIDIDPAKIEIARNNARVYGVEDRIEFIVGDFIKLASKLSADVVFLSPPWGGPEYTKNETFDLNNIMHPIGGVNLFNIARKITDHVAYFLPRNVDTMQLAMLASVGGGVEVEQNFLDRKLIALTAYYGELPRDC, from the exons ATGAGTGACCGCTTTTGGGAACCTTTAGCCGAAGTGTACATCGCAAAACAAGCTGAGTCTACTGACCCTGATCATTACATTTATTGTCTTTGCAGCAGAGTATTTATTCG ACACCCAGAAGTTTATACTGCCCTTGCTCTAGAAGATGCTAGTAAAGATGAAGATATTGAGAGCGATTGTGTTGGAGAAATGTTAGACCTCCATAAAAGGTCTATTATAGAAACACAATCCATAGAGAAACATGAT GAAGAACCAGTGAGCTGTTACTGCAGTGCATCACACACAGACAACAATTATTCCACAGATGAACATGACTCTGTTCGTGATTCGGCTCATCGTCCTACTGCACATTCCCTCACGCAAAAATTGGGCCTGCACCAGTCAGATTCAGGCGCAGACCTATCAGAATATCATGATCAACATGAGGCTAAAAGCATACAAAATCTATTGGCATCTTATGGGAAAACTTTTCAAAATACAGAGACTGAACTGGAAGATGAATTTGACAAAGTGAATGTAATTGCACAGCACCAAGAAGATAAAGATGTAGAATTTGAACGTAAAATAACAAACATTCACTCATCAGATCATCTTGCagataacattgaaattttaagttaTGATCCATCCATTTGTAATGAAAAGGAACTTCATATAGAAAATCCATCATGTATTTTAGAAGACAAAGATTTTgagatacataatatatttaaaaatgtttctttgaaTGATACACAAACTTATAAGGAAGATGTCCAACTTAAGTACAACTGTGACCATAGCTCGTGTGACTATCCATACTATTCTAAAACTAAGAGTATAATAGATATGGCATGGGAGAAATATTGGTCTAAAAATGGTGAACGTATAATTTGGACAACTTGGATTAGGAAATATGCGGATTATATAAATCCAGAATATTTGCAACAAAATGCTCATTTAATAAGTAATGAAAAGTTAGAAGTGAAAGAtactattgaaaaattttcagaGCAAAATACATGTTTTCCTAGTCAAGCGCACAGAAATTGTGAGCTTGATCGCTCAAATTTTGAGGGAATATTTAGCAAAAGTAGTAATGCTggtaataatgaaataaaagcaaaagacACGtgtagtattaatttttcatttgatgaCATAAGCAAGCAAGAGATAAGTGACAAAGATGCGGaagataatagaaagaaattgacaaattttgaaGCATCACTGGAAACTGGAGATGGTTGGAATCCATTAAGTCCTTTTAGTATGGAAGAAAGTTACAACCAGCAATCTAATGCGGAAGATGAAAGACTTTTAACAAGATGTGATTCTATTAACGAGTCAATAGCAAAAACAAATGCAACATCAGATTCTATGACAAACGTCACAAAGATGACCCTTACTAGTTCTAGTTGTGACTctatttctacaaattcatCTAGTCTCATCAGTTCTGTAACTAGTTCCATTGAAAGCAATATAACAAACACAAGTTCTGATCAAGATAATGATCAGGAATATACACCAGAAGATACTGATAAGTATTGGCAACAtttatggaaagaaaatttccaaatagaGTACCAAAATCATTATAAActatttacagaaaaatataaaagggaGCAATCTGAAATTAGCAATCAAAGTTATAGCCAGGAACATAATGATATAGATatgaaagaggaaggaagTGATGAAAGTATAGACCAAGATTTTACACAAAGGGAAATAGATACatctaatgaaataaatatttctgaaagtAAAAGTGCacctaataaaaatttttcttattctaaGAAAGATaagacaaaaaagaaacgattaattatgGAATCAGTAGGAATGCTCATTCAAAATTTAACGGTAGAAGCaaaagataatgaaattgatgcacataaaaatgaaaaaattaatgaaatggAATGTTCACAAGAAGTTGAATATGATCAAACTTCAACtacagaaaatgaaaatggtgcaattatttccaataatacTAGTGGCAACAATAGTATTCAACGTAAATATTCTAATGAAGGAGATGGAGATGAGCCCAATGAAGATAAACCTATAACATTAAAACGGAG tcATGAGGCTGATTATGATGACACGGAAGAAGGCCTGGAATCAGTAAAAAAAGCATTTTCATTGATGGGATATACTTTCAACGAAAATTACGAACAATCTAATTTCCAAGGAGAAGTagtatatagaaaaaaaaatattaggttACAAAATagacaattaaaaatgaaatataaaccCAAGCCagtaaataaacatatatacttTGATGATAACGGAGTGGAAATTACTAACACTATAgacaaa TGTTTTGTTTTACAGGTGAAGCATTATTTATCATACTGTCCTGTTTTGCCACCGGCAAAAACAGAATTACAACCCTCTGAAAAAGGTTCCTACACAGCACAATTGACGTCAAGTTCTGATGATGAATGTGATCATAGCCTTAAGTCAAAGTTACAAACAAAACGATTTGTATTTAGTAAACCAAGCACAAGTTCAATAGATTCAGGAGCagataaaaaacaatttgatGATGTTCATGATACCTTAAACGTATTTGATAAACAGGGCAATGTTTTCCAAAGTATCAAAGATGATAATATATACTTTGATCAGGATGAAACAAGCGATTCCACAAAATGTGTACCAGAAAATCAAGTTTTCGAACAAGAGAACTTTGATGTATTAAATGTCAATATGGATATAGATGAAAACTATAGTAACAACGAAATACAAAGTATGAAATTATCAGATGAAGATAGCGTAAAGAAGacgcaaaagaaaaaacgaaggaaGCCACCCAAAAGAAATGTAAGCCTGCCAGTAGAAATAGACAATGATAAaactttaatgaaatattggtTCAAAAGATACCGCCTATTTAGCAAATTTGATCAAGGCATTAAATTGGATCGTG AGAGCTGGTACTCTGTAACACCAGAAAAAATTGCCGAGCACATAGCTCAAAGATGCAAATGCGATACCATAATCGATGCATTCTGTGGAGCAGGAGGGAACGCTATTCAATTTGCTTTTACATGTGAAAGAG tTTTCGCAATAGATATAGATCCAGCTAAAATCGAAATTGCTCGAAATAATGCTCGAGTTTATGGTGTTGAAGACAGAATAGAATTCATTGTTGgagattttattaaactcGCATCAAAGTTAAGTGCAGATGTTGTGTTTCTAAGTCCTCCATGGGGAGGACCTGAATATACCAAGAATGAAACATTTGATCTCAATAATATTATGCATCCCATTGGTggtgtaaatttatttaatatagcAAGAAAAATCACAGATCATGTGGCCTACTTTCTACCTAGAAATGTAGATACAATGCag CTTGCCATGTTAGCCTCAGTAGGTGGTGGTGTAGAAGTGGAACAAAACTTTCTTGACAGAAAGCTAATAGCTTTAACAGCTTATTATGGCGAACTGCCCAGAGACTGTTAG
- the LOC122571774 gene encoding trimethylguanosine synthase isoform X2 — translation MSDRFWEPLAEVYIAKQAESTDPDHYIYCLCSRVFIRHPEVYTALALEDASKDEDIESDCVGEMLDLHKRSIIETQSIEKHDEEPVSCYCSASHTDNNYSTDEHDSVRDSAHRPTAHSLTQKLGLHQSDSGADLSEYHDQHEAKSIQNLLASYGKTFQNTETELEDEFDKVNVIAQHQEDKDVEFERKITNIHSSDHLADNIEILSYDPSICNEKELHIENPSCILEDKDFEIHNIFKNVSLNDTQTYKEDVQLKYNCDHSSCDYPYYSKTKSIIDMAWEKYWSKNGERIIWTTWIRKYADYINPEYLQQNAHLISNEKLEVKDTIEKFSEQNTCFPSQAHRNCELDRSNFEGIFSKSSNAGNNEIKAKDTCSINFSFDDISKQEISDKDAEDNRKKLTNFEASLETGDGWNPLSPFSMEESYNQQSNAEDERLLTRCDSINESIAKTNATSDSMTNVTKMTLTSSSCDSISTNSSSLISSVTSSIESNITNTSSDQDNDQEYTPEDTDKYWQHLWKENFQIEYQNHYKLFTEKYKREQSEISNQSYSQEHNDIDMKEEGSDESIDQDFTQREIDTSNEINISESKSAPNKNFSYSKKDKTKKKRLIMESVGMLIQNLTVEAKDNEIDAHKNEKINEMECSQEVEYDQTSTTENENGAIISNNTSGNNSIQRKYSNEGDGDEPNEDKPITLKRSHEADYDDTEEGLESVKKAFSLMGYTFNENYEQSNFQGEVVYRKKNIRLQNRQLKMKYKPKPVNKHIYFDDNGVEITNTIDKVKHYLSYCPVLPPAKTELQPSEKGSYTAQLTSSSDDECDHSLKSKLQTKRFVFSKPSTSSIDSGADKKQFDDVHDTLNVFDKQGNVFQSIKDDNIYFDQDETSDSTKCVPENQVFEQENFDVLNVNMDIDENYSNNEIQSMKLSDEDSVKKTQKKKRRKPPKRNVSLPVEIDNDKTLMKYWFKRYRLFSKFDQGIKLDRESWYSVTPEKIAEHIAQRCKCDTIIDAFCGAGGNAIQFAFTCERVFAIDIDPAKIEIARNNARVYGVEDRIEFIVGDFIKLASKLSADVVFLSPPWGGPEYTKNETFDLNNIMHPIGGVNLFNIARKITDHVAYFLPRNVDTMQLAMLASVGGGVEVEQNFLDRKLIALTAYYGELPRDC, via the exons ATGAGTGACCGCTTTTGGGAACCTTTAGCCGAAGTGTACATCGCAAAACAAGCTGAGTCTACTGACCCTGATCATTACATTTATTGTCTTTGCAGCAGAGTATTTATTCG ACACCCAGAAGTTTATACTGCCCTTGCTCTAGAAGATGCTAGTAAAGATGAAGATATTGAGAGCGATTGTGTTGGAGAAATGTTAGACCTCCATAAAAGGTCTATTATAGAAACACAATCCATAGAGAAACATGAT GAAGAACCAGTGAGCTGTTACTGCAGTGCATCACACACAGACAACAATTATTCCACAGATGAACATGACTCTGTTCGTGATTCGGCTCATCGTCCTACTGCACATTCCCTCACGCAAAAATTGGGCCTGCACCAGTCAGATTCAGGCGCAGACCTATCAGAATATCATGATCAACATGAGGCTAAAAGCATACAAAATCTATTGGCATCTTATGGGAAAACTTTTCAAAATACAGAGACTGAACTGGAAGATGAATTTGACAAAGTGAATGTAATTGCACAGCACCAAGAAGATAAAGATGTAGAATTTGAACGTAAAATAACAAACATTCACTCATCAGATCATCTTGCagataacattgaaattttaagttaTGATCCATCCATTTGTAATGAAAAGGAACTTCATATAGAAAATCCATCATGTATTTTAGAAGACAAAGATTTTgagatacataatatatttaaaaatgtttctttgaaTGATACACAAACTTATAAGGAAGATGTCCAACTTAAGTACAACTGTGACCATAGCTCGTGTGACTATCCATACTATTCTAAAACTAAGAGTATAATAGATATGGCATGGGAGAAATATTGGTCTAAAAATGGTGAACGTATAATTTGGACAACTTGGATTAGGAAATATGCGGATTATATAAATCCAGAATATTTGCAACAAAATGCTCATTTAATAAGTAATGAAAAGTTAGAAGTGAAAGAtactattgaaaaattttcagaGCAAAATACATGTTTTCCTAGTCAAGCGCACAGAAATTGTGAGCTTGATCGCTCAAATTTTGAGGGAATATTTAGCAAAAGTAGTAATGCTggtaataatgaaataaaagcaaaagacACGtgtagtattaatttttcatttgatgaCATAAGCAAGCAAGAGATAAGTGACAAAGATGCGGaagataatagaaagaaattgacaaattttgaaGCATCACTGGAAACTGGAGATGGTTGGAATCCATTAAGTCCTTTTAGTATGGAAGAAAGTTACAACCAGCAATCTAATGCGGAAGATGAAAGACTTTTAACAAGATGTGATTCTATTAACGAGTCAATAGCAAAAACAAATGCAACATCAGATTCTATGACAAACGTCACAAAGATGACCCTTACTAGTTCTAGTTGTGACTctatttctacaaattcatCTAGTCTCATCAGTTCTGTAACTAGTTCCATTGAAAGCAATATAACAAACACAAGTTCTGATCAAGATAATGATCAGGAATATACACCAGAAGATACTGATAAGTATTGGCAACAtttatggaaagaaaatttccaaatagaGTACCAAAATCATTATAAActatttacagaaaaatataaaagggaGCAATCTGAAATTAGCAATCAAAGTTATAGCCAGGAACATAATGATATAGATatgaaagaggaaggaagTGATGAAAGTATAGACCAAGATTTTACACAAAGGGAAATAGATACatctaatgaaataaatatttctgaaagtAAAAGTGCacctaataaaaatttttcttattctaaGAAAGATaagacaaaaaagaaacgattaattatgGAATCAGTAGGAATGCTCATTCAAAATTTAACGGTAGAAGCaaaagataatgaaattgatgcacataaaaatgaaaaaattaatgaaatggAATGTTCACAAGAAGTTGAATATGATCAAACTTCAACtacagaaaatgaaaatggtgcaattatttccaataatacTAGTGGCAACAATAGTATTCAACGTAAATATTCTAATGAAGGAGATGGAGATGAGCCCAATGAAGATAAACCTATAACATTAAAACGGAG tcATGAGGCTGATTATGATGACACGGAAGAAGGCCTGGAATCAGTAAAAAAAGCATTTTCATTGATGGGATATACTTTCAACGAAAATTACGAACAATCTAATTTCCAAGGAGAAGTagtatatagaaaaaaaaatattaggttACAAAATagacaattaaaaatgaaatataaaccCAAGCCagtaaataaacatatatacttTGATGATAACGGAGTGGAAATTACTAACACTATAgacaaa GTGAAGCATTATTTATCATACTGTCCTGTTTTGCCACCGGCAAAAACAGAATTACAACCCTCTGAAAAAGGTTCCTACACAGCACAATTGACGTCAAGTTCTGATGATGAATGTGATCATAGCCTTAAGTCAAAGTTACAAACAAAACGATTTGTATTTAGTAAACCAAGCACAAGTTCAATAGATTCAGGAGCagataaaaaacaatttgatGATGTTCATGATACCTTAAACGTATTTGATAAACAGGGCAATGTTTTCCAAAGTATCAAAGATGATAATATATACTTTGATCAGGATGAAACAAGCGATTCCACAAAATGTGTACCAGAAAATCAAGTTTTCGAACAAGAGAACTTTGATGTATTAAATGTCAATATGGATATAGATGAAAACTATAGTAACAACGAAATACAAAGTATGAAATTATCAGATGAAGATAGCGTAAAGAAGacgcaaaagaaaaaacgaaggaaGCCACCCAAAAGAAATGTAAGCCTGCCAGTAGAAATAGACAATGATAAaactttaatgaaatattggtTCAAAAGATACCGCCTATTTAGCAAATTTGATCAAGGCATTAAATTGGATCGTG AGAGCTGGTACTCTGTAACACCAGAAAAAATTGCCGAGCACATAGCTCAAAGATGCAAATGCGATACCATAATCGATGCATTCTGTGGAGCAGGAGGGAACGCTATTCAATTTGCTTTTACATGTGAAAGAG tTTTCGCAATAGATATAGATCCAGCTAAAATCGAAATTGCTCGAAATAATGCTCGAGTTTATGGTGTTGAAGACAGAATAGAATTCATTGTTGgagattttattaaactcGCATCAAAGTTAAGTGCAGATGTTGTGTTTCTAAGTCCTCCATGGGGAGGACCTGAATATACCAAGAATGAAACATTTGATCTCAATAATATTATGCATCCCATTGGTggtgtaaatttatttaatatagcAAGAAAAATCACAGATCATGTGGCCTACTTTCTACCTAGAAATGTAGATACAATGCag CTTGCCATGTTAGCCTCAGTAGGTGGTGGTGTAGAAGTGGAACAAAACTTTCTTGACAGAAAGCTAATAGCTTTAACAGCTTATTATGGCGAACTGCCCAGAGACTGTTAG
- the LOC122571774 gene encoding trimethylguanosine synthase isoform X3, whose translation MLDLHKRSIIETQSIEKHDEEPVSCYCSASHTDNNYSTDEHDSVRDSAHRPTAHSLTQKLGLHQSDSGADLSEYHDQHEAKSIQNLLASYGKTFQNTETELEDEFDKVNVIAQHQEDKDVEFERKITNIHSSDHLADNIEILSYDPSICNEKELHIENPSCILEDKDFEIHNIFKNVSLNDTQTYKEDVQLKYNCDHSSCDYPYYSKTKSIIDMAWEKYWSKNGERIIWTTWIRKYADYINPEYLQQNAHLISNEKLEVKDTIEKFSEQNTCFPSQAHRNCELDRSNFEGIFSKSSNAGNNEIKAKDTCSINFSFDDISKQEISDKDAEDNRKKLTNFEASLETGDGWNPLSPFSMEESYNQQSNAEDERLLTRCDSINESIAKTNATSDSMTNVTKMTLTSSSCDSISTNSSSLISSVTSSIESNITNTSSDQDNDQEYTPEDTDKYWQHLWKENFQIEYQNHYKLFTEKYKREQSEISNQSYSQEHNDIDMKEEGSDESIDQDFTQREIDTSNEINISESKSAPNKNFSYSKKDKTKKKRLIMESVGMLIQNLTVEAKDNEIDAHKNEKINEMECSQEVEYDQTSTTENENGAIISNNTSGNNSIQRKYSNEGDGDEPNEDKPITLKRSHEADYDDTEEGLESVKKAFSLMGYTFNENYEQSNFQGEVVYRKKNIRLQNRQLKMKYKPKPVNKHIYFDDNGVEITNTIDKCFVLQVKHYLSYCPVLPPAKTELQPSEKGSYTAQLTSSSDDECDHSLKSKLQTKRFVFSKPSTSSIDSGADKKQFDDVHDTLNVFDKQGNVFQSIKDDNIYFDQDETSDSTKCVPENQVFEQENFDVLNVNMDIDENYSNNEIQSMKLSDEDSVKKTQKKKRRKPPKRNVSLPVEIDNDKTLMKYWFKRYRLFSKFDQGIKLDRESWYSVTPEKIAEHIAQRCKCDTIIDAFCGAGGNAIQFAFTCERVFAIDIDPAKIEIARNNARVYGVEDRIEFIVGDFIKLASKLSADVVFLSPPWGGPEYTKNETFDLNNIMHPIGGVNLFNIARKITDHVAYFLPRNVDTMQLAMLASVGGGVEVEQNFLDRKLIALTAYYGELPRDC comes from the exons ATGTTAGACCTCCATAAAAGGTCTATTATAGAAACACAATCCATAGAGAAACATGAT GAAGAACCAGTGAGCTGTTACTGCAGTGCATCACACACAGACAACAATTATTCCACAGATGAACATGACTCTGTTCGTGATTCGGCTCATCGTCCTACTGCACATTCCCTCACGCAAAAATTGGGCCTGCACCAGTCAGATTCAGGCGCAGACCTATCAGAATATCATGATCAACATGAGGCTAAAAGCATACAAAATCTATTGGCATCTTATGGGAAAACTTTTCAAAATACAGAGACTGAACTGGAAGATGAATTTGACAAAGTGAATGTAATTGCACAGCACCAAGAAGATAAAGATGTAGAATTTGAACGTAAAATAACAAACATTCACTCATCAGATCATCTTGCagataacattgaaattttaagttaTGATCCATCCATTTGTAATGAAAAGGAACTTCATATAGAAAATCCATCATGTATTTTAGAAGACAAAGATTTTgagatacataatatatttaaaaatgtttctttgaaTGATACACAAACTTATAAGGAAGATGTCCAACTTAAGTACAACTGTGACCATAGCTCGTGTGACTATCCATACTATTCTAAAACTAAGAGTATAATAGATATGGCATGGGAGAAATATTGGTCTAAAAATGGTGAACGTATAATTTGGACAACTTGGATTAGGAAATATGCGGATTATATAAATCCAGAATATTTGCAACAAAATGCTCATTTAATAAGTAATGAAAAGTTAGAAGTGAAAGAtactattgaaaaattttcagaGCAAAATACATGTTTTCCTAGTCAAGCGCACAGAAATTGTGAGCTTGATCGCTCAAATTTTGAGGGAATATTTAGCAAAAGTAGTAATGCTggtaataatgaaataaaagcaaaagacACGtgtagtattaatttttcatttgatgaCATAAGCAAGCAAGAGATAAGTGACAAAGATGCGGaagataatagaaagaaattgacaaattttgaaGCATCACTGGAAACTGGAGATGGTTGGAATCCATTAAGTCCTTTTAGTATGGAAGAAAGTTACAACCAGCAATCTAATGCGGAAGATGAAAGACTTTTAACAAGATGTGATTCTATTAACGAGTCAATAGCAAAAACAAATGCAACATCAGATTCTATGACAAACGTCACAAAGATGACCCTTACTAGTTCTAGTTGTGACTctatttctacaaattcatCTAGTCTCATCAGTTCTGTAACTAGTTCCATTGAAAGCAATATAACAAACACAAGTTCTGATCAAGATAATGATCAGGAATATACACCAGAAGATACTGATAAGTATTGGCAACAtttatggaaagaaaatttccaaatagaGTACCAAAATCATTATAAActatttacagaaaaatataaaagggaGCAATCTGAAATTAGCAATCAAAGTTATAGCCAGGAACATAATGATATAGATatgaaagaggaaggaagTGATGAAAGTATAGACCAAGATTTTACACAAAGGGAAATAGATACatctaatgaaataaatatttctgaaagtAAAAGTGCacctaataaaaatttttcttattctaaGAAAGATaagacaaaaaagaaacgattaattatgGAATCAGTAGGAATGCTCATTCAAAATTTAACGGTAGAAGCaaaagataatgaaattgatgcacataaaaatgaaaaaattaatgaaatggAATGTTCACAAGAAGTTGAATATGATCAAACTTCAACtacagaaaatgaaaatggtgcaattatttccaataatacTAGTGGCAACAATAGTATTCAACGTAAATATTCTAATGAAGGAGATGGAGATGAGCCCAATGAAGATAAACCTATAACATTAAAACGGAG tcATGAGGCTGATTATGATGACACGGAAGAAGGCCTGGAATCAGTAAAAAAAGCATTTTCATTGATGGGATATACTTTCAACGAAAATTACGAACAATCTAATTTCCAAGGAGAAGTagtatatagaaaaaaaaatattaggttACAAAATagacaattaaaaatgaaatataaaccCAAGCCagtaaataaacatatatacttTGATGATAACGGAGTGGAAATTACTAACACTATAgacaaa TGTTTTGTTTTACAGGTGAAGCATTATTTATCATACTGTCCTGTTTTGCCACCGGCAAAAACAGAATTACAACCCTCTGAAAAAGGTTCCTACACAGCACAATTGACGTCAAGTTCTGATGATGAATGTGATCATAGCCTTAAGTCAAAGTTACAAACAAAACGATTTGTATTTAGTAAACCAAGCACAAGTTCAATAGATTCAGGAGCagataaaaaacaatttgatGATGTTCATGATACCTTAAACGTATTTGATAAACAGGGCAATGTTTTCCAAAGTATCAAAGATGATAATATATACTTTGATCAGGATGAAACAAGCGATTCCACAAAATGTGTACCAGAAAATCAAGTTTTCGAACAAGAGAACTTTGATGTATTAAATGTCAATATGGATATAGATGAAAACTATAGTAACAACGAAATACAAAGTATGAAATTATCAGATGAAGATAGCGTAAAGAAGacgcaaaagaaaaaacgaaggaaGCCACCCAAAAGAAATGTAAGCCTGCCAGTAGAAATAGACAATGATAAaactttaatgaaatattggtTCAAAAGATACCGCCTATTTAGCAAATTTGATCAAGGCATTAAATTGGATCGTG AGAGCTGGTACTCTGTAACACCAGAAAAAATTGCCGAGCACATAGCTCAAAGATGCAAATGCGATACCATAATCGATGCATTCTGTGGAGCAGGAGGGAACGCTATTCAATTTGCTTTTACATGTGAAAGAG tTTTCGCAATAGATATAGATCCAGCTAAAATCGAAATTGCTCGAAATAATGCTCGAGTTTATGGTGTTGAAGACAGAATAGAATTCATTGTTGgagattttattaaactcGCATCAAAGTTAAGTGCAGATGTTGTGTTTCTAAGTCCTCCATGGGGAGGACCTGAATATACCAAGAATGAAACATTTGATCTCAATAATATTATGCATCCCATTGGTggtgtaaatttatttaatatagcAAGAAAAATCACAGATCATGTGGCCTACTTTCTACCTAGAAATGTAGATACAATGCag CTTGCCATGTTAGCCTCAGTAGGTGGTGGTGTAGAAGTGGAACAAAACTTTCTTGACAGAAAGCTAATAGCTTTAACAGCTTATTATGGCGAACTGCCCAGAGACTGTTAG